A stretch of the Arvicanthis niloticus isolate mArvNil1 chromosome 17, mArvNil1.pat.X, whole genome shotgun sequence genome encodes the following:
- the LOC117722661 gene encoding glutathione S-transferase A6 isoform X2 yields the protein MYSEGLADLNEMFILYPFDPPGVKEANIALMKEKATNRYFPAFEKVFSSHGQDYLVGNKLSKADIHLVEMIYNMEELDANIIANFPLLQALKTRISDMPTIKKFLQPGSQRQPPVDEKSIQKTRKIFKF from the exons ATGTATTCAGAAGGGTTGGCAGATTTGAATGAGATGTTTATTCTTTACCCATTTGACCCACCTGGGGTCAAAGAGGCAAATATTGCCCTGATGAAAGAGAAAGCGACAAACCGTTATTTCCCTGCCTTTGAAAAG GTGTTTAGTAGCCATGGACAAGACTACCTTGTTGGTAACAAGCTAAGCAAGGCTGATATTCACCTGGTTGAAATGATCTACAACATGGAAGAGTTGGATGCAAACATTATAGCCAACTTCCCTCTGCTGCAG GCTCTGAAAACCCGTATCAGTGACATGCCCACCATAAAGAAGTTTCTGCAGCCTGGCAGCCAGAGGCAGCCTCCTGTTGATGAGAAAAGTATACAAAAAACAAGGAAGATTTTCAAGTTCTAG